The following proteins are co-located in the Telopea speciosissima isolate NSW1024214 ecotype Mountain lineage chromosome 9, Tspe_v1, whole genome shotgun sequence genome:
- the LOC122640448 gene encoding CBS domain-containing protein CBSX5-like, with the protein MAVSSLAHEVSDLCLGKPALRSLSISATVGEALSALKRSDDSYLSVWSCDHTSKEKTDFDDCRCVGKICMVDVICYLCEAKNLSCPSSALKSSVSVLLPKTPGLVRHVEPHSSLLDAIDLILEGAQNIVVPIQSSSRKKHLHKSSFGPTLHNGREFCWITQEDVVRFLLGSIGLFSPIPALSIESLGIVGTEILSVNYHVPAISAVESIARSLTRLISVAVVDDSGKLIGEISPFTLASCDETVAAAIATLSAGDLMAYIDCGGPPEDLVRVVKARLKERNLEGMLELMEEFSSCSSSSDEEYFSSPTEPLRGRVSRSRSGSYSARIMRRSEAIVCQPRSSLVAVMIQALAHRVSYVWVIEDDYSLAGIVTFPDILKVFREHLKWS; encoded by the exons ATGGCAGTAAGCTCTTTGGCTCATGAGGTATCCGACCTCTGTCTTGGGAAGCCGGCGTTGAGGTCACTTTCGATCTCTGCTACCGTCGGCGAAGCTTTATCGGCGCTGAAGAGATCTGATGATAGCTATCTGAGCGTTTGGAGCTGTGATCACACGTCTAAGGAGAAAACAGATTTCGATGACTGTCGGTGCGTAGGCAAGATTTGCATGGTGGATGTTATTTGCTATCTCTGCGAGGCAAAGAACCTCTCATGTCCATCGTCTGCGCTTAAATCCTCTGTTTCTGTGCTTCTTCCGAAGACTCCTGGTCTCGTGAGGCATGTGGAGCCGCACTCAAG CTTACTAGACGCGATCGATCTCATCCTTGAAGGGGCTCAGAACATCGTCGTTCCAATACAGAGCAGTTCAAGAAAAAAGCATCTCCACAAAAGCTCTTTCGGTCCTACACTCCACAACGGCCGTGAATTCTGCTGGATCACACAGGAAGACGTAGTCCGATTCCTCCTGGGTTCCATTGGCCTCTTCTCCCCAATCCCTGCTTTGTCCATCGAATCCCTCGGCATTGTCGGCACTGAAATCCTCTCTGTCAACTACCATGTACCGGCGATCTCCGCCGTCGAATCCATCGCTCGCTCCCTTACTCGTCTAATCTCTGTCGCAGTTGTCGACGACTCAGGGAAACTAATCGGGGAGATCTCTCCCTTCACTCTTGCAAGCTGCGACGAGACTGTTGCAGCGGCGATTGCAACACTCTCCGCCGGCGATCTTATGGCTTACATCGACTGCGGGGGTCCGCCGGAAGATTTGGTCAGAGTGGTGAAGGCAAGGCTAAAAGAGAGGAATCTAGAAGGGATGTTGGAGTTAATGGAGGAATTCAGTTCTTGTTCCTCATCTTCGGATGAAGAGTACTTTTCGTCGCCTACGGAACCGTTACGGGGTCGGGTCAGTAGGTCCCGATCAGGTAGTTACTCGGCGAGGATTATGAGGAGATCGGAAGCGATCGTGTGTCAGCCAAGGAGTTCATTAGTGGCCGTGATGATACAGGCGCTGGCGCACCGCGTTAGTTACGTGTGGGTTATCGAAGACGACTATAGCTTGGCTGGAATTGTTACTTTCCCAGATATTTTGAAGGTTTTCCGGGAACATTTGAAGTGGTCCTAG